In Leeia speluncae, a genomic segment contains:
- a CDS encoding ABC transporter permease, translated as MTSRYQVEDRAAHFWKELFKRWEVLLLGIFVMIFVFNSLHSDHFLDPYNLADSTFNFSEKALLALPMALLIICREIDLSVAAIMALSSMAMGLANQHGLSAYELAAIGIGTGVLCGLMNGVLVTKFRLPSIVVTIGTMSLFRGIASVVLGDQAFTNYPTEFGEWGQGYAWGIIPKEFIVFLVAIVVFSLLLHATTFGRRLFAIGNNPIASRFTGIRVEQHKLFLFVLMGAMAGLASVLLTARIGSTRPNMALGWELEAITMVILGGVSIAGGIGTMLGVVIAIFTMGMVTYGMSLDNIPGIIMTILVGFLLLVTITVPAVLRLGTVRKE; from the coding sequence ATGACCAGTCGTTATCAAGTTGAAGATCGCGCAGCCCACTTCTGGAAAGAGCTTTTTAAGCGCTGGGAAGTCTTGTTGTTGGGCATTTTTGTGATGATCTTTGTCTTCAATAGTCTGCATTCCGATCACTTTTTAGACCCATACAATTTGGCCGATAGCACCTTTAACTTTAGTGAAAAAGCGCTGCTGGCCCTACCCATGGCATTACTGATTATTTGCCGGGAGATTGATCTTTCTGTGGCCGCCATTATGGCGCTGTCGTCTATGGCAATGGGACTCGCGAATCAACATGGGCTATCTGCCTATGAATTAGCCGCTATTGGTATTGGTACGGGCGTCCTATGTGGCCTCATGAACGGGGTATTAGTGACCAAATTTCGCTTGCCTTCTATTGTGGTGACGATTGGAACGATGTCGCTATTTCGCGGTATTGCGAGTGTGGTACTGGGGGATCAAGCCTTCACTAACTACCCGACTGAGTTTGGCGAATGGGGGCAGGGCTATGCGTGGGGAATTATCCCTAAAGAGTTCATTGTGTTTTTAGTCGCCATTGTAGTGTTCTCTTTATTGCTACATGCCACGACGTTTGGCCGTCGCTTATTTGCGATTGGCAATAACCCTATCGCGTCACGTTTTACGGGTATTCGGGTAGAGCAACATAAGCTATTTCTCTTTGTGTTAATGGGCGCGATGGCCGGGCTTGCTTCTGTGCTACTCACCGCGCGTATTGGCAGTACTCGTCCAAATATGGCGCTAGGCTGGGAGCTTGAAGCCATCACCATGGTCATTTTGGGGGGCGTCAGCATTGCCGGTGGTATCGGCACCATGCTCGGCGTGGTGATTGCAATTTTCACTATGGGGATGGTGACCTACGGTATGTCGCTAGACAATATTCCCGGCATCATCATGACGATCTTGGTCGGCTTTTTATTGTTGGTCACCATTACCGTACCAGCAGTGCTCCGTCTTGGCACTGTGCGAAAGGAGTGA
- the rhaM gene encoding L-rhamnose mutarotase: MEQIAFRMQLHRGQLAEYKRRHDEIWPALVDLLNAAGIRDYSIFLDEPTHLLFGVLRRTDDHQMDALPLQPIMQKWWAYMQDIMDSHPDHSPVSVPLIPVFHLD, translated from the coding sequence ATGGAGCAAATCGCTTTTCGCATGCAGTTGCATCGAGGTCAATTAGCCGAATATAAGCGCCGACATGATGAGATTTGGCCAGCGTTGGTAGACCTCTTAAATGCTGCAGGTATTCGGGATTACAGCATCTTTTTAGATGAACCAACCCATCTACTATTTGGCGTATTACGACGAACAGATGATCATCAGATGGATGCCTTGCCGCTTCAACCGATCATGCAAAAATGGTGGGCGTACATGCAAGATATTATGGATAGCCATCCAGACCACTCTCCGGTGTCTGTTCCGCTGATTCCTGTCTTTCATCTGGATTAA
- a CDS encoding ABC transporter permease: MTNFIHQRKRELILALLIALLIGLIGVRAPIFLTLKSMDNLVTDMSILLMLALAQMLVIVTRGIDLSIASTLALTGMMVALLNHHHPDIPVLVLLGISIVLGAALGLINGVLIGVFRLPPIVVTLGTMSVYRGLTFVFSGGAWVSSNDLSKSFIEFPLSRFGGVTALVWLALLSLIVAAWVVKYTRFGRELFAIGNHPSAARLVGIRIPARLIGVYTLSGMMAGLCGYLWVARYAVAFTEIAYGFELNVIAACVIGGVSIAGGAGTVVGVVLGSLFLGVINNALPIIQVSPFWQSAITGTVILVAVLVNARGDKRGGKQILPLHFRSASAKG, translated from the coding sequence TTTAACCCTAAAAAGTATGGATAACCTCGTCACAGACATGTCAATTTTGCTCATGTTAGCGTTAGCGCAAATGCTAGTCATTGTGACAAGAGGGATTGATTTGTCCATCGCGTCCACCTTGGCGTTAACCGGCATGATGGTCGCGTTGCTTAACCACCATCACCCCGATATTCCGGTACTGGTTTTATTGGGAATATCTATTGTATTGGGGGCTGCGCTTGGGCTAATTAATGGCGTATTAATTGGTGTGTTCCGCCTACCGCCCATTGTGGTGACATTGGGCACCATGAGTGTCTACCGCGGCTTAACGTTTGTTTTCTCTGGCGGTGCTTGGGTATCGTCAAACGATCTGAGTAAATCCTTTATCGAGTTCCCGCTATCTAGATTCGGCGGTGTGACAGCGCTAGTATGGCTAGCCTTACTCTCTTTAATTGTTGCAGCGTGGGTTGTGAAGTACACCCGCTTTGGTCGTGAACTCTTTGCGATTGGCAATCATCCCTCTGCTGCCAGATTAGTCGGCATTCGCATTCCCGCGCGCTTAATTGGTGTGTATACCTTATCAGGGATGATGGCAGGGTTGTGCGGGTACTTGTGGGTTGCACGCTATGCCGTCGCGTTTACCGAAATTGCTTATGGATTTGAACTCAATGTGATTGCGGCCTGTGTGATTGGCGGTGTGAGCATTGCAGGTGGCGCGGGGACGGTGGTGGGGGTGGTGTTAGGCTCGCTCTTTTTAGGGGTGATTAATAATGCCTTACCGATTATCCAAGTGTCCCCATTCTGGCAAAGCGCGATCACTGGTACGGTGATTCTGGTGGCGGTGTTAGTCAATGCGCGTGGTGATAAACGCGGTGGTAAGCAAATTCTACCGTTACATTTTCGTTCCGCCAGTGCAAAAGGCTAA
- a CDS encoding sigma-54-dependent transcriptional regulator → MSTSPLSVLIIEDDPHVLVGCSQAFALEDIPTLTATSAEEALPMISNTFAGIIVSDIRLPGMDGLQLLKRIRQIDATLPVVLITGHGAISMAVDAMRDGAYDFIEKPFSPERLIEVARRAMEQRRLALEVSFLRQQLHEKPLEAYLIGHSPAMQSLRKMIANLADTDANVLIEGETGTGKELVARSLHDFSRRKQHTFVPLNCGGLPESLFESEIFGHEANAFTGAGKKRIGKIEHAHQGTLFLDEIETMPIALQIKLLRVLQDRRLERLGSNQSIPVDCRIIAATKEDLEQHSKAGLFRTDLYYRLNVATLAIPPLRQRKEDIPLLFEHFLAESSLRFDREVPATDSAMIASLQTHDWPGNVRELKNVAERVALGLPLFKSTEIPEKTGPQNFSEAVETFEKALIRDALAHYQGNLTQASQALGMAKTTLFDKVKKYNLKDEQSANNKS, encoded by the coding sequence ATGAGTACCAGTCCACTAAGCGTGCTGATTATTGAGGATGATCCTCATGTATTAGTTGGCTGTTCGCAAGCCTTTGCTTTAGAGGATATTCCGACGCTAACGGCAACGTCTGCAGAAGAAGCCCTGCCGATGATTAGCAATACTTTTGCAGGGATTATCGTTTCTGATATTCGACTCCCCGGCATGGACGGCTTGCAGCTACTCAAACGTATTCGGCAAATTGATGCCACCTTACCGGTGGTACTCATTACCGGACATGGGGCAATTAGCATGGCGGTGGATGCCATGCGTGATGGTGCGTATGACTTTATTGAAAAACCATTTTCACCTGAACGCTTAATTGAAGTGGCAAGACGCGCAATGGAACAGCGGCGCTTAGCATTAGAAGTTAGCTTCTTACGTCAGCAGTTGCATGAAAAACCCCTCGAAGCCTATTTGATCGGCCACTCCCCCGCGATGCAATCTTTGCGCAAAATGATTGCGAACCTTGCCGATACCGACGCCAATGTATTGATTGAAGGCGAAACAGGAACAGGTAAAGAATTAGTTGCACGTAGCCTGCATGACTTTAGCCGTAGGAAACAACACACGTTTGTGCCTCTTAACTGCGGCGGTTTACCGGAAAGCCTGTTTGAAAGTGAGATTTTTGGGCACGAAGCCAATGCATTTACTGGGGCAGGTAAAAAACGGATTGGTAAAATCGAGCATGCGCATCAAGGCACGTTGTTTCTAGATGAAATTGAAACGATGCCCATCGCGCTACAAATTAAATTACTGCGCGTACTGCAAGATAGACGCTTAGAACGCCTAGGCTCGAATCAATCGATTCCTGTCGATTGCCGTATTATTGCCGCCACCAAAGAAGACTTGGAACAGCATAGTAAAGCAGGTCTTTTCCGGACGGATCTATACTACCGGCTGAATGTAGCAACCCTCGCCATTCCACCACTTCGTCAGCGAAAAGAAGATATCCCCCTCTTGTTCGAGCACTTTTTGGCAGAATCCTCACTGCGTTTTGACAGAGAAGTACCTGCGACAGATAGCGCGATGATCGCGAGTCTGCAAACGCATGATTGGCCAGGCAATGTAAGGGAATTAAAAAATGTGGCAGAGCGCGTCGCGCTCGGGTTGCCTCTCTTTAAAAGCACTGAAATCCCAGAAAAAACGGGGCCTCAGAATTTCTCAGAAGCAGTAGAAACGTTTGAGAAAGCGTTAATTAGAGATGCGCTGGCACATTATCAGGGTAATTTAACCCAAGCTAGCCAAGCATTAGGAATGGCAAAAACGACCTTGTTTGATAAGGTAAAAAAGTACAATTTAAAAGACGAACAATCAGCTAACAATAAATCGTGA
- a CDS encoding FGGY-family carbohydrate kinase — translation MSLIAVFDIGKTNAKLTVTTRSGAVLLETRTLNHVVQTGRYPHADVDGLWAWLCQTLQSFSDRLAITQFVTTTHGATAALIGDGELVFPVMDYEWGIEDEALYANERPSFQETCSPKLPAGLNLGRQIAWLANTQPEAFAQVTSILMYPQYWAWRLTGHAVSEVTSLGCHTDLWTPSTGDFSSLVAKKGWRHLFPPLVSANTVVGTVLPTVALETGLAAHCEVIAGIHDSNASLLPYLSASSKGESLTVLSSGTWLIMANIGGDVSCIEESADMLANVSAYGQAIACARFMGGREFAEIAGQSLSPCAEADISRLISESIFALPAFAETGGPFMGKSGKITTDRVLSAEEKYALATLYLVCVTHYCLQKLGSQGRHVIEGGLAGNPFFAALLAGLDSSRRVYCSDDLAGTTGGALLLCQTDNIPIKQLREIVPTLSDAIQAYYDVWLESALAH, via the coding sequence ATGTCACTGATCGCAGTTTTTGATATTGGCAAAACCAATGCCAAGTTGACGGTGACCACTCGTTCCGGAGCGGTACTGCTTGAAACCAGAACACTGAATCACGTTGTGCAGACGGGGCGTTATCCCCATGCAGACGTAGATGGCTTATGGGCGTGGTTATGCCAGACCTTGCAATCCTTTTCTGATCGACTAGCGATTACCCAATTTGTAACCACGACACATGGCGCAACGGCCGCCTTGATTGGTGATGGGGAGTTGGTGTTTCCTGTGATGGATTATGAATGGGGGATAGAGGACGAAGCGCTTTACGCAAATGAGCGCCCCAGTTTTCAAGAAACTTGCTCGCCTAAACTACCCGCAGGGTTAAATCTAGGACGGCAAATTGCATGGCTCGCCAATACCCAACCAGAAGCATTCGCACAGGTTACGTCTATTCTCATGTATCCCCAATATTGGGCGTGGCGACTCACTGGGCATGCGGTAAGTGAAGTCACCTCTTTAGGTTGTCATACCGATTTATGGACGCCGAGCACTGGTGATTTTTCTAGTTTGGTCGCAAAAAAAGGCTGGCGGCATTTGTTTCCTCCTTTAGTAAGTGCCAATACCGTGGTCGGCACAGTGTTGCCGACGGTGGCTTTAGAGACAGGGTTAGCAGCACACTGCGAAGTCATTGCGGGCATTCATGATAGTAATGCGTCTTTACTGCCGTATTTGTCTGCCTCAAGCAAGGGGGAATCACTCACTGTCCTTTCCTCTGGAACTTGGCTCATCATGGCGAATATTGGCGGCGATGTCTCATGCATTGAAGAATCTGCAGACATGCTTGCGAATGTAAGTGCCTATGGGCAAGCCATTGCCTGTGCACGCTTTATGGGGGGGCGAGAGTTCGCTGAAATTGCCGGGCAATCACTTTCCCCTTGTGCAGAAGCAGACATTTCTCGGCTAATCAGTGAATCGATTTTCGCTTTACCTGCATTTGCCGAAACGGGTGGGCCATTTATGGGTAAATCCGGAAAGATCACGACAGACCGGGTACTTTCAGCGGAAGAAAAATACGCGCTAGCCACACTTTATTTGGTGTGCGTGACGCACTATTGTTTGCAAAAGCTGGGTAGCCAAGGTCGCCATGTCATTGAAGGTGGTTTGGCGGGTAATCCCTTCTTTGCCGCACTGCTTGCGGGCTTAGACTCGTCAAGACGTGTTTACTGTTCTGATGATCTAGCCGGTACAACGGGGGGCGCCTTGTTACTCTGTCAGACAGACAATATACCTATTAAGCAGCTGCGTGAAATTGTTCCAACCTTATCGGATGCTATCCAAGCCTATTATGACGTGTGGCTAGAAAGTGCACTGGCACATTGA
- the metX gene encoding homoserine O-succinyltransferase MetX, whose protein sequence is MSQSIENDSVGIVVPQVAHFDEPLALTSGNTLANYDLVYETYGKLNSDASNAILICHALSGHQHVAGKHHADDKQVGWWDNMIGPGKPIDTNRFFVVGLNNLGGCHGSTGPSSINPETGLPYGSRFPVVTVKDWVDSQARLSDRLGITQWAAVVGGSLGGMQALMWSMSFPERIRHAVVIASAPKLSAQNIAFNDVARQAILTDPDFHNGDYYQHGVVPTRGLRLARMLGHITYLSDDGMGEKFGRLLRNEKFKYSFDVEFEIESYLRYQGDKFAGYFDANTYLLMTKALDYFDPARRFGEGNLSRALARAKASFFVAAFDSDWRFAPDRSREIVKALVDNRLPVTYADIESAHGHDAFLMKDPQYFAVMRRYMDRIYREVA, encoded by the coding sequence ATGTCACAGTCTATCGAAAACGATTCTGTCGGCATTGTGGTGCCACAAGTTGCCCATTTTGACGAACCGCTAGCGTTAACTAGCGGTAATACACTAGCAAACTACGACCTTGTGTATGAAACCTATGGCAAGCTAAATAGCGATGCTTCGAATGCCATCTTAATTTGCCATGCTTTGTCTGGCCATCAGCACGTAGCGGGTAAACACCACGCGGATGATAAGCAAGTTGGCTGGTGGGATAATATGATTGGCCCAGGCAAACCAATTGATACCAATCGCTTTTTTGTGGTGGGTTTAAATAACCTGGGTGGATGTCATGGTTCGACAGGTCCATCTTCTATTAACCCTGAGACCGGTCTACCTTACGGTTCACGCTTTCCGGTGGTGACAGTAAAAGATTGGGTCGATTCTCAAGCCAGATTATCAGATCGTTTAGGCATCACTCAATGGGCGGCTGTTGTGGGTGGTAGCCTTGGCGGAATGCAGGCATTAATGTGGAGCATGAGCTTCCCAGAGCGGATTCGCCATGCAGTGGTGATTGCGTCTGCGCCCAAACTATCTGCGCAAAACATTGCGTTTAATGATGTCGCCCGTCAGGCAATTTTGACGGACCCTGATTTCCATAATGGTGACTATTACCAGCATGGCGTAGTGCCAACACGTGGTTTGCGTCTTGCTCGTATGTTAGGCCACATTACCTATTTGTCTGACGATGGAATGGGTGAAAAATTTGGCCGTCTGCTGCGCAATGAAAAGTTCAAATATAGCTTTGATGTCGAATTCGAGATCGAGTCTTACTTGCGTTATCAGGGCGATAAATTTGCCGGTTACTTTGATGCGAATACCTACCTGCTAATGACCAAAGCGCTGGATTATTTCGATCCTGCAAGGCGGTTTGGAGAAGGCAATCTTAGCCGGGCGTTGGCACGTGCAAAAGCCTCTTTCTTTGTGGCCGCATTTGATTCAGATTGGCGTTTTGCCCCTGATCGCTCTAGAGAAATTGTAAAAGCATTGGTCGATAACCGTTTACCAGTGACTTACGCAGACATTGAATCGGCACATGGACATGATGCCTTCTTAATGAAAGATCCCCAGTATTTCGCCGTGATGCGTCGTTATATGGATCGCATTTACCGAGAGGTAGCATGA
- a CDS encoding glutathione peroxidase yields MPTIADFKAVSLAGKPIDLAEYQGKVVLVVNTASQCGFTPQYAGLEALYQQYHAKGLEILGFPCNQFGKQEPGNASQIGAFCQKNYGVSFPMFERIDVNGHATIPLYQWLKKEAKGIFGQPIRWNFTKFLIGRDGKVIRRYASWTKPEKMAADIEKLLG; encoded by the coding sequence ATGCCTACTATTGCAGATTTTAAAGCGGTATCGTTAGCCGGTAAGCCAATTGATTTGGCCGAGTATCAAGGCAAAGTAGTGTTGGTGGTTAACACGGCGAGCCAATGTGGTTTTACACCGCAGTATGCGGGGTTAGAGGCGCTTTATCAGCAGTATCATGCAAAGGGACTAGAGATTCTCGGGTTTCCATGCAACCAATTTGGGAAGCAAGAACCTGGCAATGCATCCCAAATTGGTGCTTTTTGCCAAAAGAACTATGGCGTTAGCTTCCCTATGTTTGAGCGAATTGATGTCAATGGGCATGCCACTATCCCGCTTTATCAATGGCTAAAGAAAGAAGCAAAAGGGATATTCGGGCAGCCAATTCGCTGGAACTTTACCAAGTTTTTAATTGGTAGAGATGGCAAGGTAATTCGGCGATATGCGAGTTGGACAAAGCCAGAAAAAATGGCCGCAGATATTGAGAAGTTATTGGGCTAG
- the metW gene encoding methionine biosynthesis protein MetW, with translation MMANVSLNIRPEFKQIAEQIKEGSRVLDLGCGDGSLLAYLQQTRKVSGYGVDRDDDNISACLDNGVHVIQSNLESGLSMFESDSFDYVILSHTIQAMKDVEGILKEMSRVGKECIVSFPNFGFWDNRRQLILGRMPVSDLIPYQWYDTPNIHFCTVKDFHRLCTQLGFHVQDVRPLHNGERVPFLANLLASLAIFRFTK, from the coding sequence ATGATGGCAAACGTCTCATTAAATATTCGCCCAGAATTCAAACAAATTGCCGAACAAATCAAAGAAGGTAGTCGCGTGCTCGACTTAGGTTGCGGCGATGGTTCTTTGTTGGCCTACTTGCAGCAAACCCGAAAAGTAAGTGGCTACGGGGTCGATCGGGATGACGACAATATATCTGCTTGTTTAGATAATGGTGTGCACGTCATTCAAAGTAACCTAGAGTCAGGGCTTTCTATGTTTGAAAGCGACTCGTTTGACTACGTGATTTTGAGCCATACCATTCAAGCGATGAAAGATGTGGAAGGGATTTTGAAAGAAATGTCTCGCGTAGGAAAAGAGTGTATTGTGTCTTTTCCAAATTTTGGTTTTTGGGATAATCGCCGTCAGTTAATCCTAGGCAGAATGCCGGTGTCCGATCTGATTCCATACCAATGGTACGATACGCCGAACATTCACTTTTGTACGGTCAAAGACTTCCATCGCCTATGCACGCAACTTGGTTTTCATGTGCAGGATGTACGCCCTTTACACAATGGCGAACGCGTTCCATTCTTAGCTAATTTATTAGCCAGTTTGGCGATTTTCCGATTTACCAAGTAA
- a CDS encoding sensor histidine kinase: MSSKPDLIDFAQQVTKRSVMLFSEPDDDLNDRFRHGGIDSDMPLKSHSVFLNRATLFKIALLLFLMGCIGALTFHLSMQHGINTLQESASKQLQFHAKGIESEMGKYAFLPSILELEQPIKDILMSPSPKTREAANRYLSGLNQRAGSRVVYVLDQTGRVLATSNWDDEDSYLDEDLSFRPYWQDAIKGTPGRFYGIGITVGEPGYYLSHPLKYRDRIVGVGVAKIKLEALEERWQKAGLHAFVTDSNGIIILSSDPALKLKAINPISPAKREALARSLQYYWQALLDLAPITREPIGHHAEILVLKGDKTEGNRPVSYIAQTRQLQGTPWGFTLLVPLDSVKDDAISNAILAATLFACFSILLIAWNERRKVIRARLAAREALRKANSELEQRITERTEVLQQTNLQLMAEVESRMAAEQHLRETQDELVQASKMAAIGQMSTGIAHELNQPLAALRTIAANSIRFLERGNQEVVTTNLQMINELVDRMGRTTANLRAFARKPERKHGTSSLKRALDANWLLLQPRLEGVIVVQDNLNEDVILNIDQTSLEQILTNLIGNAIDAMQSTDTPRLIISAKIDNEKLHLTVADNGSGLSTEALNNLFQPFFTTKPAPHGLGLGLTLSASLAAAVGGKLSAEQIPTGGAAFTLTLDIHQSDES, from the coding sequence ATGTCCTCTAAACCTGATCTCATTGATTTTGCTCAGCAAGTCACCAAAAGATCGGTTATGCTTTTCTCCGAACCGGATGACGACTTAAATGATCGTTTCCGGCATGGAGGAATAGATAGCGACATGCCACTGAAGTCTCATAGCGTATTTTTAAACCGAGCTACCCTTTTTAAAATTGCATTACTGCTATTTTTAATGGGTTGTATAGGTGCGCTTACTTTTCATTTGAGCATGCAGCATGGCATTAATACGCTGCAGGAAAGTGCCTCAAAACAATTACAGTTTCACGCAAAGGGAATTGAAAGCGAGATGGGCAAATATGCCTTTTTGCCTTCTATTCTTGAACTAGAGCAGCCCATCAAAGATATTTTGATGTCTCCCTCACCCAAAACACGTGAGGCAGCAAACCGCTATCTGTCAGGACTAAACCAACGAGCGGGTAGCCGAGTGGTTTATGTGTTAGACCAAACGGGTCGCGTGCTAGCGACGAGCAATTGGGATGATGAGGATAGTTATCTAGATGAGGATTTATCCTTTCGCCCTTATTGGCAAGATGCCATTAAAGGGACTCCCGGTCGATTTTATGGGATAGGAATTACGGTAGGCGAACCGGGTTACTACCTCTCTCACCCACTGAAATACCGAGACCGAATTGTCGGGGTGGGTGTAGCCAAAATTAAGTTAGAAGCACTAGAAGAACGCTGGCAAAAAGCAGGGTTACATGCGTTTGTGACCGATAGCAACGGCATCATTATTTTATCTTCTGATCCTGCCTTAAAACTAAAAGCAATTAACCCGATTTCGCCAGCCAAGCGCGAAGCATTGGCAAGAAGCTTGCAATATTATTGGCAAGCGCTTTTAGATTTAGCGCCAATTACTAGAGAGCCAATTGGGCATCATGCCGAAATTTTGGTGCTAAAAGGCGATAAGACGGAAGGTAACCGGCCGGTTAGTTATATTGCACAAACAAGGCAATTACAAGGGACGCCATGGGGATTTACCCTGCTAGTTCCACTTGACTCGGTAAAAGATGATGCCATCAGTAATGCAATTTTGGCGGCGACCTTATTTGCCTGCTTCTCTATTTTATTGATTGCTTGGAATGAACGACGCAAAGTGATTCGCGCGCGATTAGCTGCCAGAGAAGCGTTACGAAAAGCCAATAGCGAACTAGAACAGCGCATTACCGAGCGCACAGAAGTCTTGCAACAAACAAACTTACAGTTGATGGCGGAAGTGGAATCGCGAATGGCCGCCGAACAACACTTGCGTGAGACGCAAGATGAATTAGTTCAAGCAAGTAAAATGGCCGCGATAGGCCAAATGTCTACCGGTATTGCACACGAGCTAAACCAACCCTTAGCTGCACTAAGAACCATTGCCGCTAACAGCATTCGGTTTCTCGAACGCGGCAACCAGGAAGTGGTCACCACCAATTTACAGATGATTAATGAGTTGGTGGACCGAATGGGTAGAACCACTGCGAACTTACGTGCTTTTGCGAGAAAACCTGAACGCAAGCATGGCACATCTAGCTTAAAACGCGCATTAGATGCAAATTGGCTGCTGCTTCAACCACGGTTAGAAGGGGTGATTGTTGTTCAGGATAATCTCAATGAAGATGTGATCCTCAATATTGATCAAACTAGCCTTGAGCAAATTCTGACCAATTTGATTGGTAATGCGATCGATGCAATGCAATCGACAGACACGCCAAGGCTCATTATTTCTGCAAAGATCGACAACGAAAAATTGCATTTAACGGTAGCAGATAATGGTAGTGGTTTATCTACCGAAGCATTGAATAACCTTTTTCAGCCATTTTTCACCACCAAGCCTGCACCTCATGGTTTAGGATTGGGCCTCACCTTGTCGGCAAGCTTGGCGGCTGCGGTGGGTGGCAAATTAAGTGCAGAGCAAATCCCAACGGGTGGTGCAGCCTTTACGCTGACGCTAGACATTCATCAGTCTGACGAATCATAA